The Candidatus Atribacteria bacterium ADurb.Bin276 genome segment AATACCTCGATTAGATTACATCTATTATTTTGATTAACATCATTTCTCGAAACGAAAGGGAACATCCCCCTAATGCCATTTTTTTTGGGGATGTTCCAAGCTAAATTGACAAGATTGATTTGATTTCCAGTATTATTCAAAAAATAAGAAATAACCTGATATTTTTAATAATCCTTGCCTGAAACATCTTCATGGACTGGCCAGTATGAAATAGCTATAATATCGAAGGATATTATCAAAGAGGTGAAGGAAAAACCATGGAATCTCGGAATTCCTATAAATTATTCACTATTCTGATGATCATCATAACTATTGGGTATTCAGTAGTCGCTCTTTATCAATTGGGTTCTCGGGTTGCTCCCGAAACTTTTTGGCATCCTTTGCTTGCTGGCGAAACGGTAACCTTCGATTTTGGAGAAGTAAAAAAATTTCATTCAATTCGTTATTTCGGGGGTATTGGTGATGGTCAGTATCTCTTTGAACTATCCACCGATAACCAATCCTGGCAAGAAAAACTCAAACTCGAATTTCACGGTGTTTTTGACATCTATGTTTGGAAAGATGCCCTTCTTGATGGTGAGGGTCGCTTTGTTCGGATAACTGTATTGCAACCTGGAGGAAGAATGTATGAAATTGGTTTCCTTGGTCCTGACGGAAAAGATACCATTCCAATTCAGAATGTCATTCAAAATACTACCCCGGCCATTTTAGAAAGCAATGCACATAGAATTGCTGATGAATCACATACCATACCTGAATTACCAAGCTTTTTAAATGGTATGTATTTCGATGAAATCTATTTTGCTCGCACTGCCTATGAGCACCTTCATCGTATGGAACCTTATGATTCGGTTCAACCTTTTTTCGCAAAAATTCTTTTATCTATTGGAATAGCAATTTTTGGGATGAATCCTTTTGGGTGGAGAATAGTCGGTACTCTTTTTGGTATAGCCATGATTCCACTCATTTATTATTTTGGATTACAGCTTTTCAAAAAACCTTCTTATGCCTTCATTGGAGCTTTTCTTCTTACTTTTGATTTTATGCATTTTTCTCATTCTCGAATCGCTACCATCGAAGTCTATATGGTATTTTTCATTCTCTGTTCTTATTTTTGCATGCTTCTCTTTTACCAAAGAAGTTTTTATGAATATCCCTTAAAAAAACTTTTGGTTCCGCTCTTTTTATCAGGACTTTTTTACGGGTGTGCTTCAGCCAGTAAACTCAATGGTATCTATTCCGGCGGTGGCTTGGCTTTCATTTTTTTTACCACAATTTTACGCAATTATCGGGTTCATTTAAAGATTAAAAGAGAGCATCAAAATTATAATAATCAAGATTCTACACCAAGCTCTTTAAACTCTATCATGGTTTTCCCCCATTACACCAAAAGGATTATTCTCTGGTGTTTATTATTTTTCATTGCCATCCCTCTAACCGTTTACGCTCTATCATTTATACCACTTCTTTTAGTTCCTAATCGTGGGCATAGCGTTCATGATCTGGTTCAATACCAAATTAATATGTATAATTACCATCGCAATCTAAAAGCAACTCATGGGTATTCTTCCCCGTGGTGGCAATGGCCTTTGCTTATCCGTCCTATTTGGATGTATCAAGGTCAGGGACTTCCTGA includes the following:
- the pmt gene encoding putative dolichyl-phosphate-mannose--protein mannosyltransferase; this translates as MESRNSYKLFTILMIIITIGYSVVALYQLGSRVAPETFWHPLLAGETVTFDFGEVKKFHSIRYFGGIGDGQYLFELSTDNQSWQEKLKLEFHGVFDIYVWKDALLDGEGRFVRITVLQPGGRMYEIGFLGPDGKDTIPIQNVIQNTTPAILESNAHRIADESHTIPELPSFLNGMYFDEIYFARTAYEHLHRMEPYDSVQPFFAKILLSIGIAIFGMNPFGWRIVGTLFGIAMIPLIYYFGLQLFKKPSYAFIGAFLLTFDFMHFSHSRIATIEVYMVFFILCSYFCMLLFYQRSFYEYPLKKLLVPLFLSGLFYGCASASKLNGIYSGGGLAFIFFTTILRNYRVHLKIKREHQNYNNQDSTPSSLNSIMVFPHYTKRIILWCLLFFIAIPLTVYALSFIPLLLVPNRGHSVHDLVQYQINMYNYHRNLKATHGYSSPWWQWPLLIRPIWMYQGQGLPEGKIASISSMGNPAIWWPGTLALIACFIVWLKKRDTTLFFILAGFFSQYLPWAIIPRLTFIYHYFASVPFVIFSIVYLIREFLEKYHGSKYFVFIYLIIVVILFVMFYPVISGMIIDRAYAARFLRWIPSWIFYI